The proteins below come from a single Thalassotalea ponticola genomic window:
- a CDS encoding histidine phosphatase family protein, with amino-acid sequence MLKHRLLLLLTLCLTSATSVSEETLADYQLYLIRHAEKQTTDIDPALTHCGLQRAKFLARYFSDKQIKTVYTTDYKRTQQTASAISQANELTLQEYDPGKLSELVTRVKNQQQSAVVVGHSNTTPNLAALIISDDVAPLSEEIYDTIYYIQVSGSETSLRVLKQDFSCQ; translated from the coding sequence ATGCTTAAGCACCGCTTGCTGTTACTGCTGACCTTGTGTCTGACTAGCGCAACCAGCGTTAGTGAGGAGACCTTGGCGGATTATCAGCTGTATTTAATTCGCCATGCGGAAAAACAGACAACCGATATTGATCCCGCTTTAACTCACTGCGGTCTACAACGAGCGAAATTTTTGGCTAGGTACTTTAGCGATAAGCAAATCAAAACCGTTTACACAACTGACTACAAGCGAACTCAACAAACGGCTAGCGCGATTAGCCAAGCGAATGAATTAACGCTACAAGAGTATGACCCTGGCAAGCTATCTGAGTTAGTAACAAGAGTTAAAAACCAACAACAAAGCGCTGTTGTTGTTGGCCACAGTAATACCACGCCAAACTTAGCAGCACTGATTATCAGTGATGACGTGGCTCCGCTATCGGAAGAGATATACGATACAATATACTACATCCAAGTAAGTGGTTCTGAAACGAGTTTACGCGTGTTGAAGCAAGACTTTAGCTGCCAATAA
- a CDS encoding YjiH family protein: MQNPISVRNLLIFLVPSLLGMLLFMFPIEYKDQTSIPVAVLAKWFQSQVSGIVIEIICLVTIVSALLSLAYSVVAKGRFKADSFMASLFTVSPAWLLIRCLGAVFALLVYLQLGPEQIWSKATGGLLLHDLMPVLFSVFIFAGLFLPLLLNFGLLELVGSLFSKVMRPLFKLPGRAAVDCTTSWLGDGTVGVLLTSKQYEQKVYTEREAAIVGTTFSAVSITFSLIVIAEVGLIHMFVPFYAAVCLAGFVAAIIVPRLPPLCWKKHQYIDGTVPDAEADKVPDHENVFSHGLKLAMNRAAQVDSVSNVLKDGVKNALEMVLVVIPVVMGVGTMALICAEYTPVFDWLGKPFVPYLELLGVPEAVAASKTVVIGFADMFLPAILVASVDNEMTRFIVAALSITQLIYLSEVGAMLLGTKIPVNIFELFVIFLLRTLVTLPVIVMVANLVY; the protein is encoded by the coding sequence ATGCAAAACCCCATCAGCGTTCGTAACCTATTGATATTCCTCGTACCCTCGTTATTGGGTATGTTGCTATTTATGTTTCCCATCGAATACAAGGATCAAACAAGCATCCCTGTCGCGGTGTTGGCCAAGTGGTTTCAATCGCAAGTCTCTGGCATCGTCATAGAAATAATATGCTTAGTGACTATTGTCAGTGCTTTACTATCGCTTGCCTACTCGGTGGTTGCCAAAGGACGCTTTAAAGCCGACTCGTTTATGGCGAGCTTGTTTACGGTAAGTCCAGCGTGGTTGCTGATTCGCTGTTTAGGAGCCGTATTTGCGCTATTGGTTTATTTACAATTAGGTCCAGAACAAATATGGAGCAAAGCAACTGGAGGTTTGTTGCTACATGACCTAATGCCGGTGTTGTTTTCGGTGTTTATTTTTGCCGGTCTATTTTTACCTTTATTACTGAATTTTGGTTTGCTTGAATTAGTGGGTAGTTTATTCAGTAAGGTAATGCGTCCTCTGTTTAAGTTACCCGGTCGCGCCGCTGTTGATTGTACCACCTCATGGCTAGGTGATGGCACCGTGGGCGTATTACTTACCAGCAAGCAGTACGAGCAAAAAGTCTATACCGAACGAGAAGCGGCGATTGTCGGTACCACATTTTCCGCGGTATCGATAACCTTTAGCTTAATCGTTATTGCCGAAGTGGGTTTGATTCATATGTTTGTCCCATTTTATGCGGCAGTGTGTTTAGCCGGCTTTGTCGCCGCCATTATCGTGCCCCGTTTACCGCCACTGTGTTGGAAAAAACATCAATATATCGATGGCACCGTTCCAGACGCCGAAGCCGATAAAGTTCCAGACCATGAAAATGTATTTAGCCACGGCTTGAAGCTGGCAATGAATCGGGCGGCGCAAGTCGACAGCGTCAGTAACGTGTTAAAGGATGGCGTCAAGAATGCGTTAGAGATGGTGTTAGTGGTTATTCCGGTTGTTATGGGTGTGGGTACAATGGCATTAATTTGCGCTGAATACACACCGGTGTTTGATTGGCTGGGTAAACCGTTTGTTCCTTATCTCGAGTTGCTGGGCGTACCTGAGGCCGTTGCTGCCTCGAAAACTGTTGTTATCGGTTTTGCCGATATGTTTTTACCAGCTATTTTGGTCGCATCAGTTGATAACGAAATGACCCGTTTTATTGTCGCCGCTTTGTCGATTACTCAGCTAATTTATTTATCTGAAGTAGGGGCGATGCTACTCGGCACTAAAATACCCGTAAATATTTTTGAACTGTTTGTTATTTTCTTATTGCGAACGCTAGTTACTTTACCGGTTATAGTGATGGTGGCGAATTTGGTGTATTAA
- the fabR gene encoding HTH-type transcriptional repressor FabR has protein sequence MSGIRAKQKEKTRRLLIDAALSQLSADRSFSSLSLREVTKEAGLAATSFYRHFTDMEELGLTLVDEAGLTLRQLMRQARQRIEKGGSVIQISVKTFMEFIESNGNEFRLLLRERSGTSAEFRAAVNREIRYFTMELCDYLQQANKLDAEISYLQANAAVTIVFSTGAEALDATPEERVELAQRMITQLRFIARGALDMAQRKQQSETVNDQG, from the coding sequence ATGTCAGGAATTAGAGCCAAGCAAAAAGAAAAGACGAGACGTTTACTAATCGATGCGGCATTGAGTCAGTTGAGTGCTGATCGCAGTTTTTCGAGTTTGAGTTTACGCGAAGTCACCAAAGAAGCCGGCTTGGCGGCGACTTCGTTTTATCGTCATTTTACTGATATGGAGGAATTGGGCTTAACCTTGGTAGACGAAGCGGGTCTCACATTGCGTCAATTGATGCGCCAAGCCAGGCAACGCATCGAAAAAGGCGGTTCGGTTATTCAGATATCGGTAAAAACGTTTATGGAATTCATAGAGTCTAACGGCAATGAATTTCGCTTACTACTGCGCGAGCGTTCGGGTACCTCAGCTGAATTTCGGGCTGCGGTAAATCGAGAAATTCGCTACTTTACTATGGAGTTATGTGATTATTTACAGCAGGCCAATAAACTCGATGCTGAAATTAGCTATTTGCAAGCCAATGCGGCAGTGACCATCGTCTTTAGCACTGGTGCCGAAGCGCTCGATGCGACACCAGAAGAGCGAGTCGAACTCGCGCAACGGATGATTACGCAATTGCGCTTTATTGCTCGCGGTGCTCTTGACATGGCGCAGCGCAAGCAGCAATCGGAAACCGTCAACGATCAAGGTTGA
- a CDS encoding fatty acid desaturase: MNKPRPIWLNITLFLTTFLIAVIWVPYRALTHGFDSFEIIAAIACFSYCGMSITAGYHRLWSHRTYKAHASVRFLYAIGGAFALQNSILHWSSDHRVHHKHVDNNDIDPYSAKRGFWFSHIGWMLRDYQGDTYHNYDNVRDLQKQKIVTWQHRYYLPLAMITNVGIPVALGWLNGDILSAVLLIGVLRLVLSHHTTFFINSLAHVWGRQTYTDKNTARDNGFLALFTFGEGYHNFHHIFENDYRNGIRWFDFDPTKWLIQGLARVGLAEQLRTTPEDKIAKAKAAMQLKLIQQKAAQLSNAEELLQKLQTEYDLLVEQLAVYYEAKKNLLNSKRDQLAKDVEKSMLMCRYKEVKAELAERKKQWDLVRAAYA, from the coding sequence ATGAATAAACCTCGCCCAATTTGGCTTAATATCACTCTATTTTTAACCACTTTCTTAATTGCTGTCATTTGGGTTCCATACCGCGCATTGACTCATGGATTCGATAGCTTTGAAATTATCGCTGCCATTGCCTGTTTTTCATACTGCGGTATGTCTATTACCGCCGGCTATCACCGCCTTTGGTCACATCGCACCTACAAGGCACATGCGAGTGTTCGTTTCTTATATGCAATAGGCGGAGCTTTTGCATTGCAAAACAGTATTTTACATTGGAGTTCTGATCACCGTGTGCACCACAAGCACGTTGATAACAACGACATCGACCCATATTCAGCCAAGCGTGGATTTTGGTTCTCACATATCGGTTGGATGTTGCGAGACTATCAAGGCGATACGTACCACAACTACGACAATGTACGTGACTTACAAAAACAAAAGATTGTCACTTGGCAACATCGCTATTACCTACCTTTGGCGATGATTACCAATGTCGGCATCCCTGTTGCGTTAGGTTGGTTAAACGGTGATATATTGTCTGCTGTACTGCTTATTGGCGTGTTGCGATTAGTGTTGAGCCATCACACCACATTTTTTATTAATTCGTTAGCGCATGTGTGGGGGCGTCAAACCTATACCGATAAAAATACCGCTCGAGACAACGGATTTTTAGCGCTGTTTACCTTTGGCGAGGGTTATCACAATTTTCATCATATTTTCGAAAACGATTATCGCAACGGTATTCGCTGGTTTGATTTTGACCCAACAAAATGGTTGATCCAAGGTTTAGCTCGTGTCGGTCTTGCCGAGCAGCTGCGCACGACGCCAGAAGATAAAATAGCCAAAGCAAAAGCTGCGATGCAATTAAAGTTAATTCAGCAAAAAGCTGCGCAACTGAGCAATGCAGAGGAGCTGTTGCAAAAACTGCAAACTGAGTATGACTTATTAGTAGAGCAACTTGCTGTTTATTACGAAGCGAAGAAAAACTTGCTTAATAGTAAGCGCGATCAACTTGCTAAAGACGTTGAAAAGTCAATGTTAATGTGCCGCTATAAAGAGGTGAAAGCAGAGTTGGCTGAGCGTAAAAAGCAGTGGGATTTAGTGCGAGCGGCCTATGCTTAA
- the uvrA gene encoding excinuclease ABC subunit UvrA, giving the protein MKQIEVRGARTHNLKNIDLDIPRDKLIVITGLSGSGKSSLAFDTLYAEGQRRYVESLSAYARQFLSLMEKPDVDHIEGLSPAISIEQKSTSHNPRSTVGTITEVYDYLRLLFARVGEPRCPTHAEPLAAQTISQMVDKVLELPEGSKVMLLAPVVVDRKGEHIKLLDNLAAQGYIRARIDGEVCDLSDPPPLDLHKKHTIEVVVDRLKVRDDIQTRLAESFETALSLTDGIASIAFMDHPEQDELLFSANFACPQCGYSMAKPEPKLFSFNNPAGACQSCDGLGHKQFFDPARVVSNAELSLAGGAIRGWDKRNFYYFQMLTSLADHFDFDLNVPFEQLDTDIQQIILNGSGKTEVEFKYMNDRGDIVVRKHPFEGILVNMDRRYRETESNAVREELAKYLNNQDCPSCHGSRLRLEARNVFVDNKPLHDIVDYSIADCSAFFQTLELPGQKGKIAEKILKEINDRLGFLVNVGLNYLTLSRSADTLSGGEAQRIRLASQIGAGLVGVMYVLDEPSIGLHQRDNERLLQTLIHLRDLGNTVIVVEHDEDAIKEADYIIDIGPGAGVHGGEVVASGPLEDILSSEHSLTGKYLSGKEAIGVPKTRTPYNSDAVVELTGASGNNLKNVDLTIPVGLMTCITGVSGSGKSTLINDTLYKIAHLELNNATLDEPAPYQSITGLELLDKVIDIDQSPIGRTPRSNPATYTGIFTNIRDIFSATQEARSRGYKPGRFSFNVKGGRCEACQGDGVIKVEMHFLPDVYVPCDVCKGKRYNRETLEIRYKGKNIHEVLDMTIEEAFEFFHAIPAVKRKLQTLMDVGLSYIKLGQSATTLSGGEAQRVKLSKELSKRDTGKTLYILDEPTTGLHFHDIKQLLAVLHRLRDHGNTVVIIEHNLDVIKTADWIVDLGPEGGSGGGQILVTGTPEQVADDKTSHTARFLKPLL; this is encoded by the coding sequence ATGAAGCAAATTGAAGTGCGTGGCGCACGTACCCACAACTTAAAAAATATCGATCTTGATATTCCACGTGATAAATTAATTGTTATTACCGGCTTATCTGGCTCTGGCAAATCGTCACTCGCCTTTGACACATTATACGCGGAAGGACAACGACGTTACGTAGAGTCTTTGTCTGCTTACGCGCGCCAGTTTCTGTCATTGATGGAAAAACCAGATGTCGATCATATCGAAGGCTTATCCCCAGCAATTTCAATTGAGCAAAAGTCGACATCACACAATCCTAGATCGACGGTCGGAACCATCACCGAAGTGTACGACTATTTGCGTTTGTTATTCGCTCGGGTCGGTGAACCTCGCTGTCCAACGCACGCAGAACCACTGGCTGCACAAACTATCAGTCAAATGGTTGATAAAGTGCTTGAGTTACCCGAGGGTAGCAAGGTAATGCTGTTAGCCCCTGTGGTGGTTGACCGCAAAGGCGAGCATATTAAATTACTCGATAATTTAGCCGCTCAAGGCTACATTCGCGCCCGTATTGACGGCGAAGTGTGCGACTTATCGGATCCGCCGCCATTAGATTTACACAAAAAACACACCATTGAAGTGGTTGTCGACCGCTTAAAAGTTCGCGATGACATTCAAACTCGCTTAGCCGAGTCGTTTGAGACCGCTTTATCGTTGACCGATGGGATTGCATCGATTGCCTTTATGGACCACCCGGAACAAGACGAACTGCTGTTTTCTGCCAACTTTGCTTGTCCTCAATGTGGTTATTCAATGGCCAAGCCCGAACCCAAGTTATTTTCATTTAACAACCCCGCAGGCGCTTGTCAAAGCTGTGATGGTTTAGGCCATAAACAGTTTTTTGATCCTGCACGTGTAGTGAGTAATGCAGAACTAAGCTTAGCGGGCGGAGCCATCCGCGGCTGGGATAAGCGCAACTTTTATTATTTTCAAATGTTAACCTCGCTCGCGGATCATTTTGACTTTGACCTCAATGTTCCATTTGAACAGCTTGATACTGACATTCAACAAATAATTTTGAACGGTAGTGGCAAGACCGAAGTTGAGTTCAAGTACATGAATGATCGAGGTGATATTGTGGTTCGCAAACACCCATTTGAAGGTATCTTGGTTAACATGGATCGACGCTATCGCGAAACGGAATCGAATGCGGTACGAGAGGAGTTAGCAAAATATCTCAACAATCAAGACTGCCCAAGCTGTCACGGATCGCGATTGCGCTTGGAAGCTCGCAATGTTTTTGTCGATAACAAACCACTACACGATATCGTTGACTACTCAATAGCCGATTGCTCTGCGTTTTTCCAAACTTTGGAGTTACCGGGGCAGAAGGGAAAGATCGCTGAGAAAATACTAAAAGAAATCAACGACAGACTTGGGTTTCTGGTCAACGTGGGGCTGAATTATTTAACCTTATCTCGCAGTGCCGATACCCTATCCGGCGGTGAAGCTCAACGCATTCGTCTCGCTTCGCAAATTGGCGCTGGCCTTGTCGGTGTAATGTACGTGTTAGATGAACCCTCTATCGGTCTGCATCAACGCGACAATGAACGACTACTACAAACCTTGATACACCTGCGCGATTTGGGTAATACAGTAATTGTGGTTGAACACGATGAAGACGCAATTAAAGAAGCGGATTACATCATTGATATTGGCCCCGGTGCCGGTGTACACGGTGGCGAGGTCGTGGCTAGTGGACCTTTAGAAGATATATTGTCAAGTGAGCACTCGCTTACAGGTAAGTATTTAAGTGGCAAAGAAGCTATCGGTGTTCCCAAAACACGAACACCCTATAACAGTGATGCAGTTGTCGAGCTAACAGGCGCTAGTGGTAATAACTTGAAAAACGTCGATTTGACTATTCCGGTGGGATTAATGACTTGTATTACCGGGGTATCGGGATCGGGCAAGTCTACGCTAATTAACGACACTTTATACAAAATAGCGCACCTAGAATTGAATAACGCGACATTGGATGAACCCGCGCCTTATCAATCGATAACCGGTTTAGAGCTACTTGATAAGGTCATCGATATCGACCAAAGCCCAATCGGACGAACGCCGCGTTCCAATCCTGCTACGTATACGGGGATTTTTACCAATATCCGCGATATATTTTCCGCTACGCAAGAAGCGCGCTCGCGCGGTTACAAACCAGGTCGCTTCAGCTTTAACGTTAAAGGTGGACGATGCGAAGCGTGCCAAGGCGATGGCGTTATTAAAGTTGAAATGCACTTTTTACCGGATGTGTATGTTCCTTGTGATGTGTGTAAGGGCAAGCGATACAATCGAGAAACCTTAGAAATTCGTTACAAAGGCAAAAATATTCATGAAGTTCTCGATATGACCATTGAAGAAGCGTTTGAGTTTTTTCACGCTATACCGGCGGTCAAACGTAAATTACAGACACTAATGGATGTCGGTTTGTCCTATATTAAGTTAGGTCAGTCGGCGACAACCTTGTCTGGTGGTGAAGCCCAACGGGTGAAGTTATCTAAAGAGTTATCGAAACGCGACACGGGCAAAACTCTCTATATTTTAGATGAACCGACTACTGGCTTGCACTTTCACGACATTAAACAACTGTTAGCGGTTTTACATCGCTTGCGCGATCACGGTAACACGGTTGTGATCATTGAACATAATTTAGATGTGATCAAAACCGCCGACTGGATTGTCGACTTAGGGCCTGAAGGGGGCTCGGGTGGTGGGCAAATTTTAGTTACCGGCACGCCAGAGCAGGTGGCCGATGACAAAACGTCGCATACCGCAAGGTTCCTGAAACCTCTTCTATAA
- a CDS encoding FAD-dependent oxidoreductase yields MSTVELRNTATLNEHYPHLLSPLDLGFTQLSNRVLMGSMHTGLEEERDGFEKLAAFYQARAKGGVGLIVTGGISPNFRGRLAPFGSELSKWWHVGKHRLITQAVHQYPTKICLQLLHAGRYGYHPFSLSASAIKSPINPFKPSAMSERQIKTTIKDFAKAAGLAQKAGYDGVEIMGSEGYLINQFSCQRTNKRIDKWGGDITNRMRFAVEVVKAVRKKAGDNFIIIFRLSMLDLVEGGNTWDEVVTMAKAIEAAGATIINTGIGWHEARVPTIATSVPRAAFTWITERMMEQVNIPLIATNRINTPEVAERVIASGQSHMVSMARPFLADPDFVHKAAQGHSEQINTCIGCNQACLDHVFKQQRASCLVNPQACYETELTFEPATTKKRIAVVGAGMAGLAASVYAAQRGHSVDLYEADSEIGGQFNMAKQIPGKEEFHETIRYFAQQIARLNIHLHLNTRQRASTLIGKNYDDIVIATGVEPRIPDLEGVEHKLVLSYVDVLKRRLPVGKRVAIIGAGGIGFDVAEFLVEQHSLTEQPQQWLEQWGIDKSFENPGALASKIPAIDNPRQIYLMQRKQSKVGQGLGKTTGWIHRATLKKHGVKMLAGVEYQRITERGVDVVIDGKPTSIDVDNVILCTGQESQRDLYQELINLGQSVHLIGGADVAAELDAKRAIRQGAELAAKI; encoded by the coding sequence ATGTCGACTGTTGAATTGCGTAATACCGCTACTTTAAATGAGCATTATCCTCATCTATTGAGCCCTCTCGACCTTGGCTTTACCCAATTGTCCAATCGCGTCCTTATGGGATCGATGCACACGGGATTAGAAGAAGAACGCGACGGTTTTGAAAAGCTTGCCGCGTTTTATCAAGCCCGAGCAAAAGGCGGCGTGGGCCTCATTGTAACCGGTGGGATCAGTCCCAATTTTCGCGGTCGGTTGGCGCCTTTTGGCAGCGAACTCAGTAAGTGGTGGCACGTTGGTAAGCATCGCTTAATTACCCAAGCGGTGCACCAATATCCGACCAAAATATGCTTACAATTGTTGCACGCAGGACGTTATGGCTATCACCCTTTCTCGCTTTCAGCCAGTGCGATCAAATCACCTATCAACCCATTCAAACCGTCGGCGATGTCGGAACGACAAATAAAAACCACCATTAAAGATTTTGCTAAGGCGGCAGGTTTAGCCCAAAAAGCGGGATATGACGGTGTTGAAATCATGGGTTCTGAAGGCTACCTCATCAATCAATTTAGCTGTCAACGTACCAATAAGCGCATCGACAAATGGGGTGGGGATATTACCAACCGGATGCGTTTTGCTGTGGAAGTGGTTAAGGCGGTACGCAAAAAAGCTGGTGACAACTTTATTATCATCTTTCGCTTATCCATGTTGGATTTAGTTGAAGGCGGCAATACTTGGGACGAAGTAGTGACCATGGCTAAAGCCATAGAAGCTGCCGGCGCGACGATCATTAATACGGGAATTGGTTGGCACGAAGCGCGAGTACCAACTATCGCCACAAGCGTGCCAAGAGCGGCGTTTACTTGGATCACTGAACGCATGATGGAGCAGGTGAACATCCCTCTAATCGCGACAAATCGCATTAATACACCAGAAGTTGCGGAGCGAGTCATTGCGTCTGGCCAGTCGCATATGGTGTCTATGGCGCGACCATTTTTGGCAGACCCAGACTTTGTTCATAAAGCAGCCCAAGGGCACAGTGAGCAAATTAATACCTGCATCGGCTGTAATCAAGCGTGTCTCGATCACGTGTTTAAACAACAGCGCGCTTCGTGTCTTGTAAATCCTCAAGCATGTTATGAGACAGAGCTTACTTTTGAGCCGGCGACAACGAAAAAACGCATCGCCGTGGTTGGTGCCGGTATGGCTGGTTTAGCTGCCAGTGTATACGCTGCCCAACGAGGGCACAGTGTTGATTTATACGAAGCGGATTCAGAGATTGGCGGTCAGTTTAATATGGCCAAACAAATTCCTGGGAAAGAAGAGTTTCACGAAACGATACGATATTTTGCGCAGCAAATAGCGCGCTTGAATATTCACCTTCACCTCAACACGCGACAACGTGCCAGTACGTTAATAGGCAAAAACTACGATGACATTGTTATCGCAACTGGCGTAGAACCGCGAATCCCTGACTTAGAAGGTGTGGAGCACAAGTTGGTGCTGAGCTATGTGGATGTGTTGAAGCGAAGGCTACCAGTGGGCAAGCGCGTCGCAATTATTGGTGCCGGTGGCATCGGTTTTGATGTCGCCGAGTTTTTAGTTGAACAACATTCTTTAACTGAGCAACCGCAACAATGGCTCGAGCAATGGGGCATCGACAAGAGCTTCGAAAACCCTGGTGCGCTCGCATCAAAGATACCAGCCATAGACAATCCGCGTCAGATATATTTAATGCAACGCAAACAAAGCAAAGTGGGGCAGGGGCTTGGTAAAACGACCGGCTGGATACATCGAGCCACATTGAAGAAACACGGAGTGAAGATGTTGGCAGGCGTCGAGTATCAGCGCATTACCGAGCGAGGTGTTGACGTGGTGATTGATGGTAAACCGACGTCTATCGATGTGGATAACGTAATCCTGTGTACCGGGCAAGAGTCTCAGCGTGATTTATATCAAGAGTTGATTAACTTAGGTCAATCGGTGCACCTCATTGGCGGCGCTGATGTCGCCGCCGAGCTCGATGCAAAACGCGCAATCAGGCAAGGTGCCGAGCTAGCAGCTAAGATTTAA
- the trmA gene encoding tRNA (uridine(54)-C5)-methyltransferase TrmA has product MLSHINPDHYQTQLEQKKHAMRELFASFNMPEPQVFASEPLHYRLRAEFRVWHDGDDLYYIMFDQQTRQKFRVDQFPVASTLINAAMQRLVDYIRDKEALRRKLFQVDFLSTLSGELLISLLYHRQLDDQWLNHCKQLKQHLADLGSIDIIGRARKQKIIVDKDYVTERLQVKGKELIYQQVENSFTQPNGKVNEQMLEWAIDASTTPDADLVELYCGNGNFSIALAPYYKKVLATEISKSSVQSAQFNIAANRVENLAIIRMSAEEFSQAMNGERTFRRLEGFDLSHYSYDTVLVDPPRAGMDIDSCRLAARFDKIIYISCNPQTLHDNLNVLTQTHNVDKFALFDQFPYTDHIECGVVLTRK; this is encoded by the coding sequence ATGCTAAGTCACATTAACCCTGACCATTATCAAACTCAACTCGAGCAAAAGAAACACGCCATGCGAGAGCTATTTGCATCGTTCAATATGCCTGAGCCCCAAGTGTTTGCATCAGAGCCACTACATTATAGGTTAAGAGCAGAGTTTCGTGTGTGGCACGACGGCGATGATCTTTACTACATCATGTTTGATCAACAGACTCGACAAAAGTTTCGAGTGGATCAGTTCCCTGTCGCGTCAACGCTAATCAACGCCGCTATGCAGCGCTTAGTTGATTACATTCGCGATAAGGAGGCGTTGAGACGCAAATTGTTTCAGGTCGACTTCTTATCAACACTGAGCGGTGAATTACTGATTAGCTTGTTATATCACCGCCAATTAGATGACCAATGGCTGAACCACTGTAAACAGTTAAAGCAGCATTTAGCTGATCTTGGTTCGATTGATATTATCGGCAGAGCGCGCAAGCAAAAGATCATTGTCGATAAAGACTATGTGACGGAGCGACTGCAAGTAAAAGGCAAAGAATTAATCTATCAACAAGTAGAAAATAGCTTTACCCAACCCAACGGCAAGGTAAATGAACAGATGCTTGAGTGGGCTATTGACGCCAGTACCACTCCCGATGCGGATTTGGTTGAACTCTATTGTGGCAACGGCAATTTTTCAATCGCGCTAGCCCCATACTACAAAAAGGTATTAGCGACTGAAATATCCAAGTCATCTGTACAGTCGGCGCAGTTTAATATCGCAGCAAACCGCGTTGAAAACCTAGCGATCATTCGCATGTCGGCAGAAGAATTTAGTCAGGCGATGAATGGTGAGCGAACATTTCGACGTTTAGAAGGCTTTGATCTTAGTCATTACAGCTACGACACGGTACTCGTTGACCCGCCGCGCGCTGGTATGGATATCGATTCATGTCGACTTGCCGCCCGCTTTGATAAAATTATTTATATCTCGTGTAACCCGCAAACCTTACACGACAATCTGAACGTCCTAACTCAAACTCACAATGTCGATAAATTCGCACTGTTTGATCAATTTCCTTATACCGATCACATCGAGTGCGGTGTGGTATTAACCCGTAAATAA
- a CDS encoding mechanosensitive ion channel family protein: MDYDKVVSDLTNMVVFYGPKLIAAIVIFIVGSWVIKGVMLALNRALDKADADASLRPFIRGLCEALLKILLVITVLSMLGIEMTSFVAILGAAGLAVGMALSGTLQNFAGGVMILLFKPYKIGDVIDAQGYVGKVSEIQIFNTILKTPDNKTIIIPNGGLATGSMINYSTEQTRRVDWTFGIAYGDDIDQAKAVIRKLCDADQRILNEPEVLIAVSALADSSVNFTVRAWVQASDYWDVFFDMNENIYKRFNQEGLNIPFPQMDVHLHKPE, encoded by the coding sequence GTGGATTACGATAAAGTTGTGAGTGACTTGACCAATATGGTTGTCTTCTATGGGCCGAAATTAATCGCGGCGATAGTGATATTCATTGTTGGCTCTTGGGTCATCAAAGGCGTTATGCTGGCATTAAATAGAGCGTTAGACAAGGCAGATGCTGACGCATCACTAAGACCGTTTATTCGCGGCCTGTGTGAGGCACTATTAAAAATCCTGTTAGTGATCACCGTATTGAGCATGCTCGGTATAGAGATGACCTCGTTTGTGGCTATCCTTGGTGCCGCCGGCTTAGCGGTGGGTATGGCATTATCGGGTACACTGCAAAACTTTGCTGGCGGAGTCATGATTTTACTGTTTAAACCCTACAAAATAGGCGACGTTATTGATGCCCAAGGCTACGTAGGCAAAGTCAGTGAAATTCAGATTTTTAACACGATTTTAAAAACACCAGATAACAAAACCATCATTATCCCCAATGGTGGCTTGGCAACTGGGTCGATGATTAACTATTCAACCGAACAAACCAGACGTGTTGATTGGACGTTTGGCATAGCTTACGGAGATGATATTGATCAAGCTAAAGCAGTTATTCGAAAATTGTGTGACGCTGATCAACGCATTTTAAATGAGCCTGAAGTGCTTATTGCGGTGTCGGCGCTCGCTGACAGTTCGGTTAACTTTACGGTCAGAGCATGGGTACAAGCATCTGACTACTGGGATGTGTTTTTCGACATGAATGAAAATATCTATAAACGCTTTAATCAAGAGGGGCTTAATATTCCGTTTCCGCAGATGGATGTCCATTTACACAAGCCCGAATGA